The following proteins come from a genomic window of Halorussus halophilus:
- a CDS encoding outer membrane protein assembly factor BamB family protein, with the protein MPPSRRRLLRSSLSAGLASIAGCVAGFGNQTECQTGRTRHESDVSLPATAAWPTYQYDAGNSGYNPEATGPQEDASVAWRYSACTEAGAGVVVSSGRAFAGKLAVDGETGTANEGNWSGHMSTPAVDDNMLFVGTSDLEAKNVETGSDAWTFQTDEDAGALPSPTVAGGTVYVPGAIDDPTIYAVDAADGSEKWRFQTTADVRVPVAFSDGDTGIVFALDESPTLFALDGKSGEELWTRSLDRSDPGIAPTVIEGRLYVGSADGGVYAIDPNSGETVWRQQDGIGGAVAGGAGTLFVAGRDAIGALDAADGSVQWQTSTGDLKPGPPAVTNDAVYVGDTSRTGDGAVVAFDATSGEERWRVQTRQVLFGDYTRAGINHGPAVVDGVVYVATAPGDLYAIT; encoded by the coding sequence ATGCCTCCGTCGAGACGCCGCCTGCTCCGTAGCAGTCTCTCAGCGGGACTCGCGAGTATCGCTGGCTGTGTCGCCGGATTCGGGAACCAGACAGAGTGTCAGACTGGGCGGACGCGCCACGAGTCGGACGTTTCCCTCCCCGCGACGGCGGCGTGGCCGACGTACCAGTACGACGCCGGGAACTCCGGCTACAATCCCGAAGCAACCGGCCCGCAGGAAGACGCGTCCGTCGCGTGGCGCTACAGTGCTTGCACGGAAGCCGGAGCCGGTGTCGTCGTCAGCAGTGGCAGGGCCTTCGCCGGGAAGTTGGCTGTCGATGGCGAAACCGGCACCGCGAACGAGGGCAACTGGAGCGGCCACATGAGTACGCCAGCGGTCGATGACAATATGCTGTTCGTGGGCACGTCCGACCTCGAAGCGAAGAACGTAGAGACCGGGTCGGACGCGTGGACGTTTCAAACCGACGAGGACGCCGGAGCGCTCCCCTCGCCCACGGTCGCGGGTGGCACCGTGTACGTTCCCGGCGCGATTGACGACCCGACGATATACGCCGTCGATGCGGCCGATGGCTCCGAAAAGTGGCGATTTCAGACGACCGCGGACGTTCGAGTCCCCGTCGCGTTCAGTGATGGTGATACCGGTATCGTGTTCGCGCTCGACGAATCGCCCACGCTGTTCGCGCTGGACGGGAAGAGCGGCGAGGAGTTGTGGACACGCTCTCTCGACCGTTCAGACCCGGGGATTGCACCAACCGTCATCGAGGGACGCCTCTACGTCGGGTCGGCGGACGGCGGCGTCTACGCCATCGACCCGAACAGCGGCGAGACCGTCTGGCGACAGCAGGACGGTATTGGCGGGGCAGTTGCCGGTGGAGCAGGCACCCTATTCGTCGCCGGTCGGGACGCGATTGGCGCACTCGACGCCGCGGATGGCAGTGTACAGTGGCAGACATCGACGGGCGATTTGAAGCCGGGACCACCGGCCGTCACGAACGATGCCGTGTACGTCGGCGACACCTCCCGAACGGGTGACGGCGCTGTCGTCGCATTCGACGCCACGAGCGGTGAGGAACGCTGGCGAGTGCAGACGCGCCAAGTCCTCTTCGGGGATTACACGCGGGCCGGAATCAACCACGGTCCGGCCGTGGTGGACGGCGTCGTCTACGTTGCGACGGCCCCCGGCGACCTGTACGCAATCACGTGA
- a CDS encoding DUF424 domain-containing protein — translation MILNERQTDEGLLVAVCDDDVLGETFEDGQISLHVSEEFYGGEEADEQAIADSLARATVANLVGEQTVEIAVERGFVDEENVLDVDSTRHAQFLRM, via the coding sequence ATGATACTCAACGAGCGACAGACCGACGAAGGACTGCTCGTGGCAGTCTGTGACGACGACGTACTCGGCGAGACGTTCGAGGACGGGCAAATATCACTGCACGTCTCCGAAGAGTTCTACGGCGGCGAGGAGGCCGACGAGCAGGCGATTGCGGACAGTCTCGCCCGCGCCACCGTCGCCAACCTCGTCGGCGAGCAGACGGTCGAAATCGCGGTCGAACGCGGGTTCGTGGACGAGGAGAACGTCCTCGACGTGGATTCGACGCGGCACGCGCAGTTCCTGCGGATGTAG
- a CDS encoding tetratricopeptide repeat protein has translation MTDPTDENRDHQFSEGEGFDDPYEEFDLDPPELDVDPEKVDPVDSRVVADLLDQRSVADDEVDVEQLLDVGLNYMKINRFEQAADTFERTAQYAPDDSLLEQEAWTNKGAAHSKLEEWDEAIGAYKEALHIDDESEHAATAETNLAYALWESGRSEQALEHAEKAVEIDDRFAEAWFNRGFFLLERGLAEDALNSLENAIRLGLRNSQILDEKARALEELGEYDEAEEIAEEAEEMREQAEQELVDEHQQKQQEL, from the coding sequence ATGACCGACCCGACGGACGAAAATCGAGACCACCAGTTCTCCGAGGGCGAGGGCTTCGACGACCCTTACGAGGAGTTCGACCTCGACCCGCCGGAACTCGACGTGGACCCCGAGAAGGTTGACCCCGTGGACTCGCGGGTCGTCGCCGACCTGCTCGACCAGCGGAGCGTCGCCGACGACGAGGTAGACGTAGAGCAACTGCTCGACGTGGGCCTGAACTACATGAAGATAAACCGCTTCGAGCAGGCCGCAGACACCTTCGAGCGGACCGCCCAGTACGCTCCCGACGACAGTCTCCTCGAACAGGAGGCGTGGACGAACAAGGGCGCGGCCCACTCGAAACTCGAAGAGTGGGACGAAGCCATCGGAGCCTACAAAGAAGCCCTGCACATCGACGACGAGAGCGAACACGCCGCCACCGCGGAGACCAACCTCGCCTACGCGCTCTGGGAGTCGGGCCGGAGCGAGCAGGCGCTCGAACACGCCGAGAAGGCGGTCGAGATAGACGACCGCTTCGCCGAGGCGTGGTTCAACCGCGGGTTCTTCCTGCTCGAACGCGGCCTCGCGGAGGACGCGCTCAACAGCCTCGAAAACGCCATCCGACTCGGCCTGCGCAACTCCCAAATTCTAGACGAGAAGGCCCGTGCGCTCGAAGAACTCGGCGAGTACGACGAAGCCGAAGAGATAGCCGAAGAGGCCGAAGAGATGCGCGAGCAGGCCGAACAGGAACTGGTGGACGAACACCAACAGAAGCAACAGGAGTTGTAG
- the thpR gene encoding RNA 2',3'-cyclic phosphodiesterase: MRLFVSIDLPDELTAEVRALQEEFSGASGLNFTDPAQVHVTLKFLGDVSRGQLPRVKNAVRRALSKTDVEPFEASFEGLGVFPGLGYINVVWLGVGDGSEEMTKLHEAIEPEVTRLGFDPEDHDFTPHVTLARMEHAGGKEMVQENVEELAPTVGRMQVSEIRLTESTQTEAGPEYTTVESFPLG, from the coding sequence ATGCGACTGTTCGTGAGCATCGACCTCCCCGACGAACTCACAGCCGAAGTACGCGCGCTCCAAGAGGAGTTCAGCGGTGCCTCCGGCCTCAACTTCACCGACCCCGCGCAAGTTCACGTCACGCTCAAATTCCTCGGTGACGTGAGTCGCGGCCAACTGCCCCGCGTGAAGAACGCCGTCAGGCGCGCACTCTCCAAGACCGACGTCGAACCGTTCGAAGCTTCCTTCGAAGGACTCGGCGTCTTTCCCGGACTGGGCTACATCAACGTCGTCTGGCTCGGCGTCGGCGACGGGAGCGAGGAGATGACCAAACTCCACGAAGCTATCGAGCCAGAAGTCACGAGACTCGGCTTCGACCCCGAGGACCACGACTTCACGCCGCACGTGACCCTCGCGAGGATGGAACACGCTGGCGGCAAAGAGATGGTACAGGAGAACGTCGAGGAGTTAGCACCGACCGTCGGCCGGATGCAGGTGTCCGAAATCCGACTGACCGAGAGCACCCAGACCGAGGCCGGGCCCGAGTACACGACCGTCGAGTCGTTCCCGCTGGGGTAG
- a CDS encoding GNAT family N-acetyltransferase: MTTATIRLAEQADATEIRAIYAPIVEDTVTSFEETPPTTEEMAERIGDTLPRYPWLVCERRSEDSGDNEEQDSEEQDSDTEIAGYAYAGQHRKRDAYRWSVDVSVYVAENHRRTGVGRGLYESLFALLQLQGFYNAYAGISLPNAASVGLHESLGFEPVGVYESVGYKHGAWHDVGWWQKQLQERPVDPEEPRPVELLDVGSETYETVLSAGESAVRE, translated from the coding sequence ATGACTACCGCCACCATCCGCCTCGCCGAACAGGCCGACGCCACAGAAATCAGGGCTATCTACGCACCGATAGTCGAAGACACCGTGACCTCCTTCGAGGAGACGCCACCCACGACGGAGGAGATGGCCGAGCGCATCGGCGACACACTCCCGCGGTATCCGTGGCTAGTCTGTGAGCGCAGGAGCGAGGACAGCGGAGACAACGAGGAGCAAGACTCCGAGGAGCAAGACTCCGATACCGAAATCGCAGGCTACGCCTACGCGGGCCAGCACCGCAAGCGCGACGCCTACCGCTGGTCGGTGGACGTATCGGTGTACGTCGCAGAGAACCACCGCAGGACGGGAGTCGGGCGAGGGCTGTACGAGTCGTTGTTCGCCCTCCTTCAGCTACAGGGATTCTACAACGCCTACGCGGGTATCTCGCTGCCGAACGCCGCGAGCGTCGGGCTACACGAGTCGCTCGGGTTCGAACCGGTCGGCGTCTACGAGTCAGTGGGCTACAAGCACGGCGCGTGGCACGACGTCGGGTGGTGGCAGAAACAGTTGCAGGAGCGGCCCGTAGACCCGGAAGAACCGCGGCCCGTCGAACTGCTGGACGTCGGGTCCGAGACGTACGAGACCGTGCTGTCGGCGGGCGAGAGCGCCGTCAGGGAGTAA
- a CDS encoding 50S ribosomal protein L39e has translation MSKKSKAKKKRLSKLDRQNSRVPAWVIMKTDRNTMRNPKRRNWRRNDTDE, from the coding sequence ATGAGCAAGAAGTCGAAGGCGAAAAAGAAGCGCCTCTCCAAGCTCGACCGGCAGAACAGCCGTGTTCCGGCGTGGGTCATCATGAAGACCGACCGCAACACGATGCGAAACCCCAAGCGCCGTAACTGGCGTCGTAACGACACTGACGAATAA
- a CDS encoding 50S ribosomal protein L31e: protein MSANDFEERVMTVPLRDAKAEAKHKRADKAMKLVRDHLSQHFKVEGEEVRLDPSINEAIWSQGRKNPPSKLRVRAARFEEEGETIVEAEHAE, encoded by the coding sequence ATGAGCGCGAACGACTTCGAGGAGCGCGTCATGACGGTGCCGCTCCGAGACGCCAAAGCGGAAGCGAAGCACAAGCGCGCCGACAAGGCGATGAAGCTGGTCCGAGACCACCTCTCCCAACACTTCAAGGTCGAGGGCGAGGAGGTCCGACTCGACCCCTCCATCAACGAGGCTATCTGGTCGCAGGGCCGCAAGAACCCGCCGAGCAAGCTTCGCGTGCGCGCCGCCCGATTCGAGGAAGAGGGCGAGACCATCGTCGAAGCGGAACACGCAGAGTAG
- a CDS encoding translation initiation factor IF-6, whose translation MLRAAFLGSSYVGVFARATDDYLLVRPDVEDDLVADLAEELEVQAIQTNVGGSSTVGALAVSNSNGLLVSSRITDREKDRLEDELDVPVGELPGRINAAGNVVLANDSGAYVHPDLSREAVQAVQDTLDVEVERGKIAGVRTVGTAAVATDRGVLCHPKTTDAQLDLLEEVLDVPADIGTINYGAPLVGSGLLANAHDYVVGQDTTGPELGRIEDALGYIDVE comes from the coding sequence TTGCTTCGCGCCGCCTTTCTTGGGTCGTCGTACGTCGGTGTCTTCGCACGCGCTACGGACGACTACCTGCTGGTTCGCCCGGACGTGGAGGACGACCTCGTCGCGGACCTCGCCGAAGAGTTGGAAGTGCAAGCGATTCAGACAAACGTCGGCGGTTCCTCGACCGTCGGCGCGCTGGCCGTGAGCAACAGCAACGGCCTGCTCGTCAGCAGTCGAATCACCGACCGCGAGAAAGACCGTCTCGAAGACGAACTCGACGTGCCGGTCGGCGAACTCCCCGGTCGCATCAACGCCGCCGGAAACGTCGTGCTGGCCAACGACAGCGGCGCGTACGTTCATCCGGACCTCTCGCGCGAGGCCGTCCAAGCAGTACAGGACACCCTCGACGTGGAGGTCGAACGCGGGAAAATCGCGGGCGTCCGAACCGTCGGCACCGCCGCCGTCGCGACAGACCGCGGTGTCCTCTGTCATCCCAAGACGACCGACGCACAACTCGACCTCTTGGAGGAGGTCTTAGACGTGCCCGCCGACATCGGCACCATCAACTACGGCGCGCCGCTCGTCGGTTCCGGACTGCTCGCCAACGCCCACGACTACGTCGTCGGGCAAGACACGACCGGTCCGGAACTCGGTCGCATCGAGGACGCGCTTGGCTACATCGACGTCGAGTAA
- the rpl18a gene encoding 50S ribosomal protein L18Ae: MSEFTVRGRYQARDGWEEFETSIEAVNENVAEEHTYTNFGGRHGLNRSQVEVEEVEAQ, from the coding sequence ATGAGTGAGTTTACTGTTCGCGGTCGCTATCAAGCCCGAGACGGGTGGGAAGAGTTCGAGACGAGCATCGAAGCCGTAAACGAGAACGTCGCAGAGGAACACACGTACACGAACTTCGGTGGTCGTCACGGTCTGAACCGTTCGCAGGTCGAGGTCGAGGAGGTCGAAGCACAATGA
- the pfdA gene encoding prefoldin subunit alpha, with the protein MGGGGNQELQELSQQLQQIEEEKEAVQGEVEDLRDEKGDIDEAIRTIEGLESGSTVQVPLGGGAHVRAEVQDMDEVVVDLGGGYAAEREEDDAIDTLETKQDVLDERIDDLEDEIAELDDESSQLEEKAQQLQQQQMQQQMQQMQQGEEGEDE; encoded by the coding sequence ATGGGCGGTGGCGGAAATCAGGAGCTTCAGGAGCTCTCCCAGCAGCTACAGCAGATCGAAGAGGAGAAAGAAGCAGTCCAAGGCGAAGTCGAGGACCTCCGCGACGAGAAGGGAGACATCGACGAGGCGATTCGAACCATCGAGGGCCTCGAAAGCGGTTCGACGGTGCAGGTGCCGCTCGGTGGCGGCGCGCACGTCCGCGCAGAAGTGCAGGATATGGACGAGGTCGTCGTAGACCTCGGTGGCGGCTACGCCGCAGAGCGTGAGGAAGACGACGCCATCGATACGCTGGAGACCAAGCAGGACGTGCTCGACGAGCGTATCGACGACCTCGAAGACGAGATCGCTGAACTGGACGATGAGTCCTCGCAACTCGAAGAGAAGGCCCAGCAGCTTCAACAACAGCAGATGCAACAGCAGATGCAGCAGATGCAACAGGGCGAAGAAGGCGAGGACGAATAA
- the ftsY gene encoding signal recognition particle-docking protein FtsY: MFDSLKDKLGSFRKDVEETTEEKAEEEAEAEATAEADAEAEAAAEADVEATADAAVTADAGATTEAEAESSEAETVEAETADADSTASKSIVTDAGSESGEDAESDSASSGGFGKKLTSFAKGQIVIEEQDLEDPLWQLEMALLESDVEMNVAKEILENIREDLVGATRSFSDETGDVVQQALHDSLVSVISVGQFDFDQRIAEADKPVTIIFTGVNGVGKTTSIAKLSQYLETKGYSSVMANGDTYRAGANEQIREHAENLDTKLIAHEQGGDPAAVIYDAVEYAESNDVDVVLGDTAGRLHTSDDLMEQLEKIERVVGPDMTIFVDEAVAGQDAVQRAKQFNDAAEIDGAILTKADADSQGGAAISIAHVTGKPILFLGTGQGYDDIEQFVPEELVSDLLGEDEE; this comes from the coding sequence ATGTTCGATAGCCTGAAGGACAAACTCGGGAGTTTCCGCAAAGACGTCGAGGAAACGACCGAAGAGAAGGCCGAGGAGGAAGCCGAGGCGGAAGCGACCGCTGAAGCGGATGCGGAAGCAGAAGCCGCTGCTGAGGCGGACGTGGAAGCGACTGCCGACGCAGCGGTCACTGCCGACGCAGGCGCGACGACCGAGGCCGAAGCGGAGTCGAGTGAAGCGGAGACAGTCGAAGCGGAGACGGCCGACGCCGATTCGACTGCCTCTAAATCCATCGTGACGGACGCTGGTTCCGAATCTGGCGAGGACGCGGAGAGCGACTCCGCCAGTTCCGGCGGGTTCGGCAAGAAGCTCACGTCGTTCGCCAAGGGCCAAATCGTCATCGAGGAGCAGGACTTAGAAGACCCGCTCTGGCAGTTGGAGATGGCACTGCTGGAGAGCGACGTGGAGATGAACGTCGCCAAGGAAATCTTGGAGAACATCCGGGAAGACCTCGTCGGCGCGACGCGTTCGTTCAGCGACGAGACCGGCGACGTCGTCCAACAGGCACTCCACGATTCGCTCGTGTCGGTCATCTCCGTCGGGCAGTTCGACTTCGACCAGCGAATCGCCGAAGCGGACAAGCCCGTCACCATCATCTTCACCGGCGTCAACGGCGTCGGGAAGACGACGAGCATCGCGAAGCTCTCCCAATACCTCGAAACGAAGGGCTACTCGTCGGTGATGGCCAACGGCGACACCTACCGTGCCGGGGCGAACGAGCAGATTCGAGAACACGCAGAGAATCTCGACACGAAGCTCATCGCCCACGAACAGGGTGGCGACCCCGCGGCGGTCATCTACGATGCCGTGGAGTACGCCGAGTCGAACGACGTGGACGTGGTGTTGGGCGACACGGCGGGCCGACTCCACACCAGCGACGACCTGATGGAGCAGTTGGAGAAGATAGAGCGCGTCGTCGGTCCGGACATGACCATCTTCGTAGACGAAGCGGTCGCCGGGCAGGACGCGGTCCAGCGCGCCAAGCAGTTCAACGACGCCGCGGAAATCGACGGCGCGATTCTGACGAAAGCCGACGCCGACTCACAGGGTGGCGCGGCGATTTCCATCGCGCACGTCACGGGCAAGCCCATCCTGTTCCTCGGAACTGGACAGGGCTACGACGACATCGAGCAGTTCGTGCCAGAAGAGTTGGTCTCGGACTTGCTCGGCGAAGACGAAGAGTAG
- a CDS encoding signal recognition particle protein Srp54: MVLDDLGSSLQSSLGKLSGQSRVTEEDVEEIVKEIQRSLLQADVEVSMVMDLSESIKERALEEEAPGGTSARDHVLKIVYEEMVELVGDSTEIPLENQTILLAGLQGSGKTTTSAKMASWFSKKGLRPAVIQTDTFRPGAYDQAKEMTERAEVDFYGDPDGEDPVQIARDGLEETADADVHIVDTAGRHALEGDLIDEIEDIDRVVNPDMSLLVLDAAIGQGAKDQAREFESAIGIDGVVITKLDGTAKGGGALTAVNETDSSIAFLGTGETVRDIERFEPSGFISRLLGMGDLKQLTERVERAMQETQEEDEDWDPEDMLKGEFTLVDMRRQMTAMNNMGPLDQVMDMIPGMGGGMMDELPDDAMDVTQDRMRSFEVIMDSMTENEMENPRSIGASQVERIARGSGQDEQTVQELLEQHKMMSQTLKQFQGMGQGNMERMMKKMQGGGGGGGGGMGGMGPFGD; the protein is encoded by the coding sequence ATGGTACTCGACGACTTGGGAAGCTCCCTCCAGAGTTCCCTCGGCAAACTCAGCGGGCAGTCCCGCGTGACCGAGGAGGACGTGGAGGAAATCGTCAAAGAGATTCAGCGCTCGCTGTTGCAGGCCGACGTCGAGGTCTCGATGGTGATGGACCTCTCCGAATCCATCAAAGAGCGTGCGCTGGAGGAAGAGGCACCGGGCGGCACGTCCGCGCGCGACCACGTCCTCAAAATCGTCTACGAGGAGATGGTCGAACTCGTCGGTGACAGCACCGAGATTCCGCTGGAGAACCAGACCATCCTGCTCGCCGGGCTTCAGGGGTCCGGTAAGACGACCACGTCCGCGAAGATGGCGAGTTGGTTCTCGAAGAAAGGGCTTCGCCCGGCGGTCATCCAGACCGACACCTTCCGCCCCGGTGCGTACGACCAAGCGAAGGAGATGACCGAGCGCGCCGAAGTGGACTTCTACGGTGACCCGGACGGTGAGGACCCCGTCCAAATCGCCCGCGACGGACTCGAAGAAACCGCGGACGCCGACGTTCACATCGTGGACACGGCCGGTCGCCACGCGCTGGAAGGCGACCTCATCGACGAAATCGAGGACATCGACCGGGTCGTGAACCCCGACATGTCGCTGCTCGTCCTCGACGCCGCAATCGGCCAGGGCGCGAAAGACCAGGCCCGCGAGTTCGAGTCGGCCATCGGCATCGACGGCGTCGTCATCACAAAGCTCGACGGTACTGCGAAAGGTGGTGGCGCACTCACTGCCGTCAACGAGACCGATTCGTCCATCGCGTTCCTCGGTACTGGTGAGACGGTCCGAGACATCGAACGCTTCGAGCCTTCGGGATTCATCTCTCGACTGCTCGGGATGGGCGACCTCAAGCAACTCACCGAGCGCGTCGAGCGCGCGATGCAGGAGACCCAGGAGGAAGACGAGGACTGGGACCCAGAGGACATGCTGAAAGGCGAGTTCACGCTCGTGGACATGCGCCGCCAGATGACGGCGATGAACAACATGGGGCCGCTCGACCAGGTGATGGACATGATTCCGGGCATGGGCGGCGGCATGATGGACGAACTGCCGGACGACGCGATGGACGTGACCCAAGACCGGATGCGGAGCTTCGAGGTCATCATGGACTCGATGACCGAGAACGAGATGGAGAACCCCCGTTCCATCGGTGCGAGTCAGGTCGAGCGCATCGCCCGCGGAAGCGGCCAGGACGAACAGACGGTCCAAGAACTGCTCGAACAGCACAAGATGATGTCCCAGACGCTCAAGCAGTTCCAAGGGATGGGCCAAGGGAACATGGAACGCATGATGAAGAAGATGCAGGGCGGCGGCGGCGGTGGCGGCGGTGGAATGGGCGGTATGGGGCCGTTCGGCGACTAA
- a CDS encoding polyprenyl synthetase family protein — translation MDYPESRRALVEERLEAVLDRVEPTELSEEVRHVALSGGKRVRPTVTVLACEAAGGDTEDAVDFAVGVELVHDASLVIDDIIDRSDVRRGSASAWAEYGHGPAIIASDGLLGEAFGLFSKDPRATEAVAEAMVELGEGEATELVAKPTDEAEYMQLARRKTGALFRAAAELGAIAADASPETVEAFGEYAERVGIAFQIRDDVLDATADADDLGKPTGQDEEIGRPSVVQVTDLDAAEANELAHEQSEAALSALDRAETPDDEATGYLRDLAEFVVTRER, via the coding sequence ATGGATTATCCCGAGTCTCGGCGGGCGCTGGTCGAGGAGCGCCTCGAAGCAGTCCTCGACCGCGTCGAGCCGACGGAACTCTCCGAGGAGGTCCGCCACGTCGCGCTGTCGGGGGGCAAGCGCGTCCGGCCGACCGTCACGGTGCTGGCCTGCGAGGCGGCAGGTGGTGACACCGAAGACGCGGTCGATTTCGCGGTGGGTGTAGAACTCGTCCACGATGCCTCGCTAGTCATCGACGACATTATCGACCGCTCGGACGTGCGCAGGGGGAGTGCCAGCGCGTGGGCCGAGTACGGCCACGGCCCGGCAATCATCGCCAGCGACGGCTTGCTGGGGGAAGCGTTCGGTCTCTTCTCGAAGGACCCCCGTGCGACAGAGGCAGTCGCCGAAGCAATGGTCGAACTCGGCGAAGGCGAAGCCACAGAACTCGTCGCCAAGCCGACTGACGAGGCGGAGTACATGCAACTCGCGCGCCGGAAGACCGGTGCGCTCTTTCGGGCGGCCGCCGAGTTGGGCGCAATCGCGGCCGACGCCTCGCCCGAGACGGTCGAAGCGTTCGGCGAGTACGCGGAGAGAGTCGGCATCGCCTTCCAGATTCGGGATGACGTTCTCGACGCGACTGCCGACGCCGACGACCTCGGAAAGCCGACCGGTCAGGACGAAGAAATCGGTCGCCCCTCCGTCGTCCAAGTGACCGACTTAGACGCCGCGGAGGCCAACGAACTCGCACACGAACAGTCGGAGGCGGCTCTGTCGGCACTCGACCGCGCGGAGACGCCCGACGACGAAGCGACCGGCTATCTGCGAGACCTCGCGGAGTTCGTCGTCACACGAGAGAGATAA
- a CDS encoding DUF373 family protein, with protein MLLVLCVDLDDDLGRKTDFDTPVIGRDNVEAAAVALATADPEDSDVNVMFEGVHLADRIDDETVEVAVVTGVEGSDIAANRAVGDEVDEVLASLSTSEEVQAIICTDGAQDESVIPVIRSRVPVDGVRRVVVRQAQDLESMYYTIKQVLDDPETRGTILVPLGILLLIYPLAVVSQWMGLTGAAVFGMVSGLLGLYVLGRGLGVERLLDRAAEKARNSLYAGRVTIITYVIAAALLVVGGVQGVETLETVKSQVGGEVGPTTVLASLVYGAVTWFTAAGITTSLGQITDEYLADRFRWRYLNAPFYVLAIAVVLHAISAFFLQRVPLGLPRLTYLAVMLTVGTLLGLASTLAFAIAESRQAKRAKPS; from the coding sequence ATGCTGCTGGTCCTGTGCGTGGACCTCGACGACGACCTCGGACGCAAGACAGACTTCGATACCCCGGTCATCGGCCGCGACAACGTCGAAGCGGCAGCGGTTGCGCTGGCGACTGCGGACCCCGAAGACAGCGACGTGAACGTCATGTTCGAAGGCGTCCACCTCGCGGACCGCATCGACGACGAGACGGTCGAAGTCGCCGTCGTTACGGGCGTCGAGGGGAGCGACATCGCGGCGAACCGCGCAGTCGGTGACGAAGTGGACGAAGTGCTTGCGAGTCTCTCGACCAGCGAAGAAGTGCAGGCTATCATCTGCACCGACGGCGCACAGGACGAGAGCGTCATCCCGGTCATCCGCTCGCGGGTGCCCGTCGATGGCGTCCGGCGCGTGGTCGTCCGGCAGGCGCAGGACCTCGAATCGATGTATTACACCATCAAGCAGGTGTTGGACGACCCCGAGACGCGCGGAACGATTCTCGTCCCGCTGGGAATCCTCCTACTCATCTACCCGCTGGCAGTCGTCTCCCAGTGGATGGGCCTGACCGGCGCGGCGGTCTTCGGGATGGTCTCGGGACTGCTCGGTCTCTACGTCCTCGGAAGAGGACTAGGCGTCGAACGGCTGCTCGACCGGGCCGCCGAAAAAGCTCGAAACAGCCTCTACGCGGGTCGCGTGACGATTATCACCTACGTCATCGCGGCCGCCCTCCTCGTCGTCGGCGGCGTCCAAGGCGTCGAGACGTTGGAGACGGTCAAGAGCCAAGTCGGAGGCGAAGTCGGTCCAACCACGGTGCTAGCCTCGCTCGTCTACGGCGCGGTGACGTGGTTCACCGCCGCCGGTATCACGACCAGTCTCGGCCAGATTACCGACGAGTATCTGGCAGACCGATTCCGGTGGCGCTACCTCAACGCGCCGTTCTACGTGCTGGCCATCGCCGTCGTGTTGCACGCGATTAGTGCCTTCTTCCTCCAACGAGTACCGCTTGGTCTGCCCAGACTGACTTACCTCGCGGTCATGCTTACCGTCGGTACCTTGCTCGGACTCGCCAGCACGCTCGCGTTCGCTATCGCAGAATCTCGACAGGCAAAACGAGCGAAGCCGAGTTGA